The Silene latifolia isolate original U9 population chromosome X, ASM4854445v1, whole genome shotgun sequence genome contains the following window.
CCAAACCCTACAGCAAGAGCACATTGAACAAAGTCTCAGGAAAAACAGAGAGCACCGAGGCTCCACCTAAGCTCAGCGAGTATGGGTTCACCACGGGATTTGTTAGGGTAATGAAGGCAATCAGGGAGCTAGGGCAGAGGGCCAGATGGCCCAAGAAGCCTACTCCCAGGGAGAACGACAGAAGAGATGCCAGCAAAAGGTGTGAATACCACAACGATATTGGCCACAATACAGAAGATTGTGTAGTACTACCAAAGGAAGTAAAGCACCTCTACAGTGCTGGATGCTTGGATCACCTGCTCCCCAAGGGGACGAAATCTGGAAAGGTCAATACTGCTGACCAGACCCAACCATCCCCACCTCCACCTTACTTAAAGGTAGTGAACGTCATCACAGGTGGATCGGAGATATGTGGTCTCACTTATTCAGCAGAAAAGCGCTATGTAACCGAGACTAAAGGAGATAAGTCAGAGTTCTCCCTCAGGGTCAGCAGACAGGATCTACTAGCAATCTCATTCGACGAGGCAGACGTACCTGATGAGGCAGAACACCACCATGACGCCTTGATCATTACCCTTTCCATAAGGAATTGCCTTGTTAAAAAGatattggtagatacaggaagctctgtGAACCTGATAATGCTGAAAACCTTGAAGaacatggggttcagcgagaaaGACTTGGTGAAGAAGGCAGTACCCTTGGTAGGTTTCAGCGGAGAAACTAAACAGTCCCTTGGAGAAATAGTGGTACCTACCTTTGTAGGGGGTATGAACAAACAGGTGCGGTACTTGGTCATTGATGGTCTGTCAACTTATAACGTGATACTTggaaggccttggatccatgAAATGAAAGCGGTACCATCAACGTACCATCAGAGCCTGAAGTTCCCTACGCTCTGAAACCCACCGCAGCTGGTCCaaagcatagcaattacagaaactGTGCGTCCAGAGGGAGTATATCGCACCTCCCGGGAGGAACTCGACGAAGTAATTACTCGGACCCACGTTTCCAAAGCAAGAACGATCTTTGGTAGGAGCTGATCGTGCAGGTAACATCCGTGAGCAGATAATTGAATTTATACGTACTAACATGGATTATTTCGCCTGGTCCCATAGCGATATGATTGACATAGATCCAAGTGTAATTACACACCGGTTAAATGTAGACCCCAGCTTTCCTCCAGTCCAgcagaaaaggcggaaatttgtTCCTGAAAGGAACGAGGTGATAAACCCGGAGGTAGACAACCTCGTGGCAGCAAGCAAGATCAGGTAAGTTAACTACCCAGAATGGCTCTCGAATTTTGTGGTTGTACCCAAGAAGAACaacaagtggagagtatgtgtcgatttcacagatcttaacaaagcttgcccaaaagaCCCGTTCCCCCTGCCGCACATTGATTCCATGGTAGACGCTACGACGCAGGCATGAGCTACTTACCTTCCTTGACGCCCGGAGTGGGTACCACCGGATAAAAATGGACCCTAAGGATCGGAGAAAACGGACCTTCAGATCCGACAGAGGCTTGTACTGCTACAATGTGATGCCCTTTGGCCTCAAGAATGCTGGTTCCACCTATCAGCGCCTGGTGAACAGAATGTTCAAGGAGTAGATAGGGAGAacaatggaagtctatattgacaATATGGTAGTCAAATCCGAGAAGGCAGAACAACATATGTCCCACCTGGAGAATACCTTCTCGATCCTCAGAAAATACCATATGAAGCTAACTCCCTGAAATGCACTTTTGGAGTCTCCTCTGGGAAATTCCTGGGGTATTTGGTGACGCGgagagggatagaggccagcacgGAGCAAATCAAAGCAGTATTTCAATTAGAATCTCCTCAGAAGCCAAAGGACATACAGAGGCTCACAGGTCGGGTAGCAGCCCTAAATCGGTTCATATCAAGGTCCTCAGACAGGTGTCAATTGTTCTATGACATCCTGaggaagagccagaagtttgagtggacgcAGGACCATGAAAAGGCGTTTGGGGAGCTCAAGCAGTACCTAAGCACCCCTCCTCTTCTCCCCAAGCCAGAACAGGGAGAACCGATGTACTTGTATCTATCAGTGATAGAGGAGGCTGTAAGTGTTGTACTGGTACGAGAGCACGAAGGTATGCAAAACCagtatactatataagcaagtctctgttacctgcagagaccaggtacacatctctagaaaaactcgttttagcacttgttactgcttcgtacaaattgcgtccctattttgagtcacatacaATTTCAGTCGTAACCAACTACCCCCTGAGAACCATAATGAGGAAACCCGAACTGTCAGGGAGAATGGTTAAGTGGTCTGTCCACCTGAGTGGGTACGACCTAAAATTTGAACCCCGAACAGCCATAAAGTCCCAAGCCCTAGctgactttgtgtcagactttaGTCCCACACTTCAAGAACAAGCCGACGGTAAAATCTTGACCCTAAGTGAGGCCAAAGGGGAGCAGGTATGGGAGTTACatgttgatggggcatccaatacGAAAGGAGTAGGGGTAGGGCTGGTCCTGAAATCACCTCAGGGGGAACAGATAATACAGGCAGTACGGTGCGAGTTCAAAGCAACGAATAACGAGGCTGAATACGAGGCCCTAATCTTAGGACTCCAATTAGACTTAGAATTGCAAATCAGCCACATCGAGGTGTATAGTGACTCCCAACTGATCGTAAACCATGTGAATAACGTATACACGACCAGGGATCCTAAAATGATAGCCTACCTGGACGTGGCGAAGGAGCTCAAGCTCCGCTTTGCCTCCTTCCACATCCAACATATACCAAGAGATCAGAATGTTGAAGTGGATGCTCTTGCCACCCTAGGAGCAGCCTTCACTCCAAGGGCAGTGGGTACTATACCATTCATACATGTCATGAAACCTGCCGTACGTCAGAATGAACAGCAGAACGCCAGTAAGGCTGcaacctgtagatacctcatttctgcacctcctgcaaaccacccggtgatgattgggccgcatgtttggtacgcggaacgatttgtgacagttcataagtttatcgtcaagtcatcgctcaaacatttatgtctacctcttaattgtcatctacgcgccgatacggtcgttttgacagtaattagagtacatttggagtccgggcctaaaaccgtcttcattttctgacaaccattaaaatgccgagtcggaatgttctggaatgttccgaatatttctattccatattttataaatcttttagtctttggtaaacaatttcccgtaatattcacacaaaatattaaggaaaaccaaattattccgttaatTCCATAAActaacacggaaatctttcttccacgggaggaaaccacttgggaatagatgcagcaggtgttgcgcctcttccaagagacgcagtgcctgctgcacctcttcccaagtccttttctgcgtattttttcgtatcttttcatatcttttcgagattcacttccaaagtctctccgaaaaaccctacttccttcacgtgattagtatatataggagccttcgctcctcatatttctcacgcgagtgtctgcccttctcttctctctttgcattctagaccacgttcttactttttggcgtctatgtgcttgaactttcgaccacgtaagctcggatctttctgagtaccagcctcgttttgcatgaccgaccaatttgaccaactccaccataatcaactttaatcaatcttactcgttttcctcttacgagggcactttcgttacattcgagtcgagcatcactaaaacattaacttagttcatctcgtttcatcaaacatgtaagtctgagggtgtaaatatctcttttatttattgttatttattcattgtaatcataatgtaaggtttatgtcgaaaatacaattaaaaccggtTTCTAAAACcattgtttaaaaccctttttacggattatcagaggacaaccgtcgagaaaggacgcagcaactgctgcgcctcttcgaaggagcgcagtacctgctgcgcctcttcgtgaggctgccgcagtttctgcttcctttcttcttccttcgtcctttgtcaattcgtttgtttttatttgttttcgtttgttcttcgattccttgatataatagcataataatttaacatacatattgttcatcatcattaacatataattcgtcattaaattcccgactcaaatcccaagtaactaatatttgcgggttttcgtcattaaagtcaaatccgggatgtagaaattcgattcattcatattgggtttctggagttcgatctttgatatattctcacctgtttattatcatattcatcattaatccgtcattaattcatcattaataatctgtttagtttgattaattagtttagtttgttaatttgtaattaatccttataaatcatgtaaataattcatcctaatttagttttcatccatgtttatcgctttcatgaccatcaatcatatgtaaataacctgctaatcactttcatccgagtcaaataatactaatcaatcattaaaatcaccaacaaaCATTAACAATTtacaattccggcttcacagccagaactgagaaAAGGAACAGACGGACCAAagacgtaggaataaagtgtatatagaaggatcaaagggttaaaagtaagaatgacgagagggaaggcattacaagaagaaatcgctcgaaaaccgaaccaagggttgctcctttggctctgaaaatatgctagatggaacggcatcaaaaaaacaagtgatctaggcttttgaatcactccaataggagtccggatgagaaaatgacgtccgttttacaatccgagctcaagatacagatcaacccgctcgagtcaaattcaacccgctcgggttgaagcccaggacgcccatatttcgctcgggacgggcgtattcctggacaggaagttttcccttgctacgtgaaccacaagacgcccgtcttcccccaaagacgcccgggcagaatcttcagaatccgcccgtcttcacccaaatccgcccgtcttcccctgctacaatccgcccgtcccgacaccaatacgcacggattccagtccagcacaaatccgtttcttcaagcttcaaagaaagatgcccttccttcgaaaaataccggcgtctccctgctctaaactcaaaagtgtaattactaatttagcccttagttaaccctaattcttacacctaatccccattatatataccacatttgtaataatcaaaccatcaagttttcattaggataattcaatccttccttagattagattagtagtagattagaatagatttatcatttaatctttccacaaattacacattaatctttcctttaatcattgttcaagtttattattgagtaattcaagtttattcttgggtaattagaagattattgggtttattgggagattgacaaccttccatcaatcatcaagttcttctattattctttgcattattattttggaatctccataggtataattctcttaatccttgttttaattattgttaatctttcttacttgttcatcatgtttggctttgttagtatgattgacaaccttattaacatgttaaacttgatcatgagtgagtagttacttagctaggattaatgggtaattaggggaaaccaacatggagaatgattcatgcttaaattaatatgctttcatggtttatttgcttgcttgttttgatttcaactcatgcacatgttatgtttgatgaaatgcgagcctatgaatccttgcattttttacccatcacctaccttttcaatgagacttgtaagacataaaccaactcgagtctcattagaccatgcatgttgttgagtagggaagactaagtcgacttgtaggtgttgtacaatctaatcgattcggctccgggacccaaactttcctaggattgtaagatataacccaactcaatccatcacaacaataattgcttgcttataatttgagaacatgtttgtatgatcaattcccataaatcccctatgaccccatgatatcctagcatttttaatcaattgtttacatctttccttttgttgcttgttcattgcatctattagattagaatcatcaacccattacaattgtgacaaccccaagcacaacctaattagattgaataatttgagtaaccaccgtcccatggatcgacctcgacttaccactaactagtttcatgttgagtattataaatgtgtttgattggatgtgacccgacgacatcaccctacatcaaaatggcgccgttgtcggggacggtgttgtttatttgaattgttcttttgtctaagTTTAGTTGTGATTCTTTTTCTTGAATTTTattatacttgttctttatcacatgctcaacatgtctacattcactttttggcaatatgaaaatgaatcatttggtaaatatgttgcaagatttgaagattatatgactcatgcttggcatcatggttttaatCTTTCAAATtgtgaagcatgttgtgttgtttataatggcatgaaccttgaaacccgcaacttggcatttcacttgagtggtggtaggatatgtgagatgagttgtgaggaattttgggaatttgttgagttcatgaccattcattgtctcaagcaaactatacatgacatatttgagagtgccaaggaaggtatggaagcaataaaagccacatttcaaaacttcattgaggaaaactatgaaaaTGAGacttgtgaggatgagaaaccttcatataaccttgagccaacacactatgcccacaaaattaccccaccttg
Protein-coding sequences here:
- the LOC141618147 gene encoding uncharacterized protein LOC141618147, encoding MMVVTATGPEKEACMCKGFGSTLSGAALQWFINLPNKSISSLRRLVNVFNRHSSDRKPEKLSSDLYRIVQRFEQSTGDYLARFNVEKISIPRCDATTTVNAFKRGLHRDSDLYKDLTKHPCATFEEVKQMAEATYRLEEDEDRRDLYRTEASSIKITIEKTNERAKPYSKSTLNKVSGKTESTEAPPKLSEYGFTTGFVRVMKAIRELGQRARWPKKPTPRENDRRDASKRCEYHNDIGHNTEDCVVLPKEVKHLYSAGCLDHLLPKGTKSGKVNTADQTQPSPPPPYLKVVNVITGGSEICGLTYSAEKRYVTETKGDKSEFSLRVSRQDLLAISFDEADVPDEAEHHHDALIITLSIRNCLVKKILVDTGSSVNLIMLKTLKNMGFSEKDLVKKAVPLVGFSGETKQSLGEIVVPTFVGGMNKQVRYLVIDGLSTYNVILGRPWIHEMKAVPSTYHQSLKFPTL